A segment of the Candidatus Thermoplasmatota archaeon genome:
TTGCATCCTCTGAATGCGGGCTCAAGTAAATCACAGCCAGGGGCGAGATCGAAAAGATCGATTGCCCTCGTGATATAGAGGTAGGAGTTCGCATCGAACCGTTTCGTGAAGGCGTCGCCCTTGTGTCTGAGATAGCTTTCAATCTCGAAGTGCGGTTCTCTGAAGAAAGACCCGCCGTTCACGCAAACACCTTCCTTGGTCCTCCTCCCAAACTTCCGCCTCAGCGTCTCGTCACTCAAGTAGGTAACATGGCCAACCATCCTCGCGATCGAGAGCCCGTCCACGGGCGCCTCCCACTTATGATAATCGCCCTTGTTCCATCGCGGATCGGCCATGATCGCCTGCCGGCCGATCTCGTTGAACGCGATATTCTGCGCTGACTGCCTCCCGGCGGTGGCAATCGGGATAGCCAGCCTACACCTGTTCGGAAATGATACCGCGAACTGCAACACCTGAAAACCGCCCATCGATCCCCCGGTGGCCGCGAGCAACGTCTCTATCCCAAGATGATCGAGCAGCATTGCTTGGGCATTCACCATGTCCTTGATAGTGATGAGCGTAAAGCTCAGTCCATAGGGCCGGCCGGTCCTTGGGTCGACAGAGCTTGGACCGGTCGAACCTTTGCACCCTCCAATCACGTTTGAGCAGATGACGAAATAGCGGTTCGTGTCGAACATCTTGCCTGGACCAATGGCTAGATCCCACCAACCCGGCTTCTCCTCGCCACGCTTGTGGTATCCAGCGACATGTGCGTCTCCCGACAATGCGTGGAAGACCAGGATGGCATTTGACCTGTCGCCGTTCAGTTCGCCATAGGTCTCATAGGTCAGCGTGATTGAACCTAGCTTCTGGCCCGACTCCAGCACCAGCTCGTCCTGCGGCCCTGAGAATGTGAACTGCTTCGGCTTGACGACACCGACCGAGGCTTCTTTCATCAGAATGCACCCCCAACGAAGCCATCATGCGGTAGCTCAATCACCCCTTCGTTGCCTTCGCGAGCGCCTGGTCGATGTCCTCGATGATGTCGTTCGCAGACTCGAGCCCTACCGACAATCTGACGAAATCTTCAGTGACGCCTGTCGACAGCTGCTCCTCTGGAGTAAGCTGGGAATGGGTCGTAGTGGCGGGATGTATTGCGAGGGACTTCGCATCGCCGACGTTGGCCAGGTGGGATAGAAGCTTCAAATTCTCGATGAATCTCCTGCCGGTCTCTCTCCCGCCCTTAATGCCGAAGCCCAGGATCGCGCCATACAGTCCCCGGTAATGGTACCTCCTCGCAAGCTCGTGCTTCGGATGCGACTTCAGACCGGGGTAGTTCACCCATGTCACTTGGTCGTGCGATTGGAGATGCTCAGCTACCTTGAGCGCATTCTGGCTGTGCCTCTCCATCCTAAGATGCAAAGTCTCGAGACCCTGGAGGAACAGGAATGCATTGAACGGGCTCAGGGCGGGGCCAAGGTCTCTCAGGAGCTGCACCCGGGTCTTGATGATGTACGCCAGCTCTCCGAAGGCCTTGGTGTAGACGATCCCGTGATAAGACGGGTCGGGCTCGGTGAAGTCAGGGAACTTGCCTGACGACCAGTCGAACTTCCCGGAGTCCACGATAACGCCCCCTATGCTGGTCCCGTGACCTCCGATGAACTTGGTGGCAGAATGAATCACGACGTCAGTGCCATGGTACATCGGCCTCAGAAGATACGGCGTGGGAAGGGTGTTGTCGATCACCAAAGGAATCCCATTTTCGTGTGCGATCTCAGAGACTGCGCGAAAGTCCAGTGTGTCCAGCCGTGGATTGCCGACAGATTCGGCAAACAGCGCCCGAGTCTTGTCGGTGATCGCTTTCCTGAAGTTCTCAGGATCTGTCGAATCGACGTATTTCACCTTGATGCCCATCTTTGGGAAGGTGTAAGTGAACAGGTTGTACGTCCCGCCATAGAGGCTCAGCGAGGAGAGTACCTCTTCGCCTGGATGAACCACGTTCAACAGCGCGAGAGTCTCTGCCGCCTGGCCTGAGGAGACTCCAAGAGCTCCAACACCCCCCTCAAGCGCTGCGACTCTCTTCTCGAAGACATCCGTGGTCGGATTCATCATTCTCGTGTAGATGTTTCCAAATTCCCTGAGCGCGAACAGGTTCGCCGCGTGCTCAGCGTCGTTGAAAACATACGACGTCGTCTGATAGATCGGCACTGCTCTCGCATTCGTCGCGGGGTCAGGTGACTGACCGCCGTGAAGCGCGAGAGTCTCGAAGTCCGGCGTCTTTGTTTTTCCCTGCACGAGAATCAACCTCCTCGGTTTGATTAACGGCGTTAACACGCTCTGATACTTAACCTGTGCGCCGCAACAAGTCCGTCGCTTGATGTACATAACTGCCGCGCAACTCGGCGATACACAGGCTGTTCAGAAATTCGACAATGTGCAGAATTAGCACTAAGAAATATTCCCAAATTCGTTCAAGGAGTGCCTAGGACCTCAGAACGATCTCGATGTTGACGCCGTCCGGGACATTTATTCTCATGAGCTGTCTCAGGGCGCGCTCATCCGCATCAAGGTCGATGAGCCTCTTGTGCACGCGCATCTCCCACCGGTCTATAGTGCTCGAGCCGCCGCCGTCCGGGCCCTTCCTGCAGGGAACGACTAGGCGCTTCGTTGGCAGAGGTATCGGACCGGAGATCGCGACGCCAGTCTTCTCGCTGATGGTCTTGATCTGCTTGCAGACCCCGTCGACCTTCTTCGGGTCAGTCCCGCTCAGCGATATCCTTGCCCTCTGCACCATTTCAAAGACCTCAAACATAAAAATCATAAAGGATTTGGATAAGGGGTTTACATCTCCTTCTTCTCGACATCGATGACCATGCCGGCCGCGACCGTCTGGCCCATGTCCCTGATGGCGAACCTTCCCAGCTGCGGGAAATCCTTCGCCTTCTCGATGGCCAGTGGCTTCGTCGGCTGGATCTTCACGATCGCCGCGTCACCGGTCTTCAGGAACTGCGGGTTCTCTTCCTTGACCGTGCCCGTCCTTGGGTCGAGTTTCTTCTGCAGCTCTAGGAACGTGCAAGCGACCTGGGCAGTGTGCAGGTGGAAGACTGGCGTGTATCCGACCGTGATCACGCTCGGGTGGTTCAGGACCATTATCTGGGCTGTGAAGGTCTTCGCGACAGTCGGCGGGTTATCGACCGGGCCGGCCACGTCGCCTCTCTTCACATCGGTCTTGGCCAATCCTCTGACGTTGAACCCCACGTTGTCGCCAGGCACTGCCTGTGTCAGCATCTCGTGGTGCATCTCGATCGACTTCACCTCGCCCACCTTGTTGGCGGGCATGAAGATGATCTTCATATCTGGCTTGAGCACGCCCGTCTCTACCCTGCCGACAGGTACAGTGCCGACGCCGGTGATGGTGTAGACGTCCTGGACTGGAAGCCTGAGGGGCTTGTCGGTCATCTTCGGGGGCTCCTTGAGCGCGTCGAGGGCCTGGAGCAGCGTCGGACCCTTGTACCAGGGCATGTTTGCCGACGGCTTCGCGATGTTGTCGCCCTTGTATCCAGAGCACGGCACGAACGGGATCTCATCGGCCTTGTAACCGACCGTCTTGAGCAGCTCGGTTACGGCCTTCTTGGTATCGTCGTACTTCTTCTGGTCCCAGGTGACTGCATCCATCTTGTTGACATCGATGACGATCTGCTGGACGCCCAAGGTCCTCGCTAGGAAGATGTGCTCCTTGGTCTGGGCCTGCGGGCCCTCAATGGCCGAACAGACGATGACCGCAGCGTCAGCCTGGCTCGTGCCGGTGATCATGTTCTTGACGAAGTCTCTGTGGCCGGGCGCGTCGATGATGGTGAAGTAGAACTTCTGCGTGTTGAACCTCTTGTGAGCCACATCGATGGTGAGACCCCTCTCCCTTTCCTCCTTGAGCCCATCCATGACCCATGCGAACTCGAAAGTCGCCTTTCCCTTCTGCTCAGCCTCCTTCTTGTACTTCTCGATGACGTGGGGCTCGATGTGCCCGGTATCGAGGAGCAGTCGGCCGACAGTGGTCGACTTTCCGTGGTCGACGTGTCCGATGAACACCAAGTTCAAGTGTGGTTTCTCTGCCATTTTAATCGCCTCTATGCGTTCTCTTTGAGCATGATGCTCTTGGTATATTAGCCTTTTTCCCTGCGGAATGGCGGATGGTGGCCTGGCCATCATCCGGCGTAGTACGATGCGTCGTACGGTTCCGGCTTGAGGCCTTTCCTGCCCCTGATCTGAGGCACCGTCTTGTCGGCGACCTCACGAGGCATCTGCTCGAATCCTGAGTTCTCAGTCGACCAGAGCGCGCGGCCGCTCGTGGCGCTCCTGATCGATGCGGCGAATCCGAACATGTCAGCAACCGGGCACTTCCCCTGGACCGTGGTCATGTCCCCCTCTTGCTTCATGTCCTCTATGATACCCCGCCTCTGCTGTATCTCCCTGATCGCGTTGCCCATCATGTCCTCGGGGACGTTGATGAACACCTTCTGGATCGGTTCGTACAACACACGGCCCGCCTGGCACATGGCGCCGTAGATCGCGGACCTGGCAGCGGGTATGACCT
Coding sequences within it:
- a CDS encoding homocysteine synthase yields the protein MYIKRRTCCGAQVKYQSVLTPLIKPRRLILVQGKTKTPDFETLALHGGQSPDPATNARAVPIYQTTSYVFNDAEHAANLFALREFGNIYTRMMNPTTDVFEKRVAALEGGVGALGVSSGQAAETLALLNVVHPGEEVLSSLSLYGGTYNLFTYTFPKMGIKVKYVDSTDPENFRKAITDKTRALFAESVGNPRLDTLDFRAVSEIAHENGIPLVIDNTLPTPYLLRPMYHGTDVVIHSATKFIGGHGTSIGGVIVDSGKFDWSSGKFPDFTEPDPSYHGIVYTKAFGELAYIIKTRVQLLRDLGPALSPFNAFLFLQGLETLHLRMERHSQNALKVAEHLQSHDQVTWVNYPGLKSHPKHELARRYHYRGLYGAILGFGIKGGRETGRRFIENLKLLSHLANVGDAKSLAIHPATTTHSQLTPEEQLSTGVTEDFVRLSVGLESANDIIEDIDQALAKATKG
- the tuf gene encoding translation elongation factor EF-1 subunit alpha encodes the protein MAEKPHLNLVFIGHVDHGKSTTVGRLLLDTGHIEPHVIEKYKKEAEQKGKATFEFAWVMDGLKEERERGLTIDVAHKRFNTQKFYFTIIDAPGHRDFVKNMITGTSQADAAVIVCSAIEGPQAQTKEHIFLARTLGVQQIVIDVNKMDAVTWDQKKYDDTKKAVTELLKTVGYKADEIPFVPCSGYKGDNIAKPSANMPWYKGPTLLQALDALKEPPKMTDKPLRLPVQDVYTITGVGTVPVGRVETGVLKPDMKIIFMPANKVGEVKSIEMHHEMLTQAVPGDNVGFNVRGLAKTDVKRGDVAGPVDNPPTVAKTFTAQIMVLNHPSVITVGYTPVFHLHTAQVACTFLELQKKLDPRTGTVKEENPQFLKTGDAAIVKIQPTKPLAIEKAKDFPQLGRFAIRDMGQTVAAGMVIDVEKKEM
- the rpsJ gene encoding 30S ribosomal protein S10; translation: MQRARISLSGTDPKKVDGVCKQIKTISEKTGVAISGPIPLPTKRLVVPCRKGPDGGGSSTIDRWEMRVHKRLIDLDADERALRQLMRINVPDGVNIEIVLRS
- a CDS encoding homoserine O-acetyltransferase, which gives rise to MKEASVGVVKPKQFTFSGPQDELVLESGQKLGSITLTYETYGELNGDRSNAILVFHALSGDAHVAGYHKRGEEKPGWWDLAIGPGKMFDTNRYFVICSNVIGGCKGSTGPSSVDPRTGRPYGLSFTLITIKDMVNAQAMLLDHLGIETLLAATGGSMGGFQVLQFAVSFPNRCRLAIPIATAGRQSAQNIAFNEIGRQAIMADPRWNKGDYHKWEAPVDGLSIARMVGHVTYLSDETLRRKFGRRTKEGVCVNGGSFFREPHFEIESYLRHKGDAFTKRFDANSYLYITRAIDLFDLAPGCDLLEPAFRGCKSRFLVLSFSSDWLYPPYQSQELVEAIQANGLAVEYHMVETSYGHDAFLLEVDKMEDIVSGFLIRDGRKKYYEVEQGYPIS